The proteins below are encoded in one region of Sulfitobacter sp. SK012:
- a CDS encoding DUF3604 domain-containing protein yields the protein MMKIAFLTASALVAATFAAHAQEGSNPLRNAYFGETHMHTALSLDAYIGGARLMPSDSLRFAKGESVLVNGQHKQLRRPLDFAAVTDHVEYLGEMYSTIFPDAPGHQQDDLIKLRGLQSLEEKQQWFFKYVVSNNRGDNPSHPPFYMGPETTASGWQIIIDAAEEHNDPGAFTALIGFEWSAAPGGGNMHRNVIFRDNKVPALPLSSYDTNKVEELWQWMQKTTDEDGATLLAIPHNSNASKGQMFPEVDSYGNAIDLEYATARNTWEPLIEMMQIKANSEVHRSFWTADEFADFENGDTIQKNSDRWFSKRDFVREGLKIGLAYEQELGTNPFQLGFIGGTDNHNGLTSDVAEDDFIGGHGPEDGSVERRRKAGVGGWIDGVDLSIGSIAGVWATENTRAAIWDAMKRRETFATSGPRLKVRMFGGADLNPTVDDPVAMVEDGYSKGVPMGGMLEKSDNAPTFTLYAEKDADGANLDRIQVIKGWVTASGETQEKIIDVVWAGDRARNDNGALPPIGNTVDLTTALYTNDIGSATLVGSWSDPDFDPDQHAFYYARALEIPTPRWTTYDAVRNGLPLLPEVPATIQERAWTSPIWYSPN from the coding sequence ATGATGAAAATTGCATTCTTGACAGCTTCAGCACTCGTGGCGGCCACCTTTGCCGCCCACGCGCAGGAAGGATCCAATCCGCTTCGAAATGCATATTTCGGCGAGACACACATGCACACAGCCTTGTCGCTTGATGCCTATATCGGCGGAGCCCGGTTAATGCCTTCCGACAGTCTGCGTTTCGCCAAGGGCGAGTCGGTTCTGGTAAACGGCCAGCACAAGCAATTGCGCCGGCCTTTGGATTTTGCCGCCGTGACCGATCACGTCGAATATCTCGGCGAGATGTATTCAACGATCTTTCCCGATGCGCCCGGACACCAGCAGGATGACCTCATAAAGCTGCGCGGCCTGCAAAGCCTTGAGGAAAAACAGCAGTGGTTTTTCAAATACGTCGTTTCCAACAATCGCGGTGATAACCCAAGCCATCCGCCGTTCTACATGGGCCCTGAAACCACTGCGTCAGGATGGCAGATCATTATTGATGCCGCCGAGGAACATAACGATCCCGGAGCCTTTACCGCGTTGATCGGTTTTGAATGGTCCGCAGCCCCCGGTGGCGGGAATATGCACCGCAATGTCATTTTCCGCGACAACAAGGTCCCTGCCCTCCCGCTGTCCAGCTACGACACTAACAAAGTCGAAGAGCTTTGGCAGTGGATGCAAAAAACCACTGATGAAGATGGCGCGACACTTTTGGCGATCCCTCATAACTCAAATGCGTCAAAGGGACAGATGTTCCCCGAAGTAGACAGCTACGGGAACGCGATTGACCTGGAATACGCGACCGCCCGCAATACCTGGGAACCGCTGATCGAGATGATGCAGATCAAGGCGAATTCCGAAGTTCATCGCAGCTTTTGGACAGCGGATGAATTTGCCGATTTTGAGAATGGAGACACCATTCAGAAAAACTCCGACCGTTGGTTCTCAAAGCGTGATTTTGTTCGCGAAGGGTTGAAGATTGGCCTAGCCTACGAGCAAGAACTGGGCACCAATCCATTTCAGTTGGGCTTTATCGGTGGAACAGACAATCACAACGGTCTGACGTCTGATGTTGCCGAGGATGACTTCATCGGCGGCCACGGGCCCGAAGACGGAAGCGTTGAGCGTCGCCGCAAAGCTGGTGTTGGTGGTTGGATTGATGGGGTGGACCTTTCCATCGGGTCAATCGCCGGCGTCTGGGCAACCGAAAATACCCGCGCGGCGATCTGGGATGCGATGAAACGGCGCGAGACTTTTGCAACGTCCGGCCCTCGGCTCAAAGTGCGTATGTTTGGCGGCGCTGACCTGAACCCAACGGTAGATGATCCGGTGGCGATGGTCGAAGACGGGTATTCAAAGGGCGTGCCTATGGGCGGCATGCTCGAGAAAAGCGATAACGCACCGACCTTTACCCTCTACGCCGAGAAAGACGCTGATGGCGCGAACCTTGATCGCATTCAGGTCATTAAAGGCTGGGTAACAGCCTCGGGTGAAACACAAGAAAAGATCATTGATGTCGTCTGGGCAGGTGATCGTGCGCGAAACGACAACGGTGCGCTCCCACCGATCGGCAACACGGTCGATCTGACAACGGCGCTCTATACCAACGACATCGGCTCAGCCACTCTTGTCGGAAGCTGGTCAGATCCTGATTTCGACCCTGATCAACATGCGTTTTACTACGCCAGAGCGTTGGAAATTCCGACGCCGCGCTGGACAACCTACGATGCTGTCAGGAATGGCTTGCCGCTCTTGCCCGAAGTTCCCGCGACGATTCAAGAGCGCGCTTGGACTTCTCCAATCTGGTATTCACCCAACTAG
- a CDS encoding SphA family protein: MQQSTNYKLGAFCMAACLSISAPQAHALEGGTSAYLLGSRDSFAGIVPGAGTYVGMDFITFSGSIAGLSLGGLPIAADTDVDVNLIKLSFTHVFGSTLWGGTPALNLNIPILDADIGFQAISGPLAGDDISDETSGIGDITITPMVGWHSGMLHYSAGLSIFVPTGSYSTASVDIPGRSIDALSNGKNIWSIQPVLSMTHFNPKTGREFSGATSFLFSENNEATDYQTAPAFTLEATAMQHLPSGWAFGGSGYWYEQLKDDSGTGADNTRAALGVDSLRSRAFGLGPIITYSDEMFGRPVSFKLKYYKEFGVKRRFESDVLWFNATMTF, from the coding sequence ATGCAACAATCGACAAACTACAAATTGGGCGCATTCTGTATGGCAGCATGCCTTTCAATCTCAGCTCCTCAGGCGCACGCCTTAGAGGGTGGTACGTCGGCCTATCTGCTTGGCTCGCGTGATAGCTTTGCCGGGATTGTGCCGGGAGCTGGGACCTATGTGGGTATGGATTTTATTACCTTTTCGGGCAGTATTGCTGGGTTGTCCCTCGGTGGTTTGCCAATTGCTGCAGACACGGACGTCGATGTGAACCTCATCAAACTGAGTTTCACCCATGTTTTTGGATCCACCCTCTGGGGTGGTACGCCAGCGCTTAACCTCAATATTCCGATTTTGGACGCCGACATTGGCTTTCAGGCCATCTCAGGTCCTTTGGCAGGCGATGATATTTCCGATGAAACAAGCGGGATCGGCGACATCACGATAACACCGATGGTGGGGTGGCACAGTGGCATGCTGCACTACAGCGCCGGGCTGTCTATTTTTGTCCCAACCGGAAGCTACAGCACGGCGTCTGTCGACATACCAGGGCGGAGTATTGATGCGCTCAGCAACGGCAAAAACATCTGGAGCATACAGCCCGTTCTATCGATGACCCATTTCAATCCAAAAACTGGGCGAGAATTCTCGGGGGCGACTTCTTTCCTGTTCAGTGAAAATAATGAAGCGACCGACTACCAGACAGCACCGGCTTTTACCCTCGAAGCCACAGCGATGCAGCATTTGCCATCAGGGTGGGCCTTTGGCGGCTCGGGATATTGGTATGAGCAGTTGAAAGACGACAGTGGCACCGGTGCCGACAATACCCGCGCAGCATTGGGTGTCGACAGCCTGCGTTCACGTGCATTTGGGCTGGGCCCAATCATCACATACAGTGATGAAATGTTTGGCCGCCCAGTTTCCTTCAAGCTAAAATACTACAAAGAGTTTGGCGTAAAACGCCGTTTTGAGAGCGACGTCTTGTGGTTCAACGCCACAATGACATTTTAA